Proteins found in one Nitratiruptor sp. SB155-2 genomic segment:
- a CDS encoding Hsp20/alpha crystallin family protein: MVPVMFDPFKELREIEKRISTMLDLEKNMVPSTQSETIWMPAVNEKEDDKAYYVEVDLPGVKKEDINVEVKDNLLVLSGERKFKKEEEDKGYKRVESFFGKFERRFTLPADADPDKIEAKVEDGVLTIVIPKVEQKENTKKIEIK, from the coding sequence ATGGTACCAGTAATGTTCGACCCGTTCAAAGAGTTAAGAGAGATTGAAAAAAGAATTTCCACTATGCTCGATCTTGAAAAAAATATGGTTCCATCAACTCAATCTGAGACGATCTGGATGCCGGCTGTGAATGAAAAAGAAGATGACAAAGCTTACTATGTAGAAGTGGATCTTCCAGGCGTGAAAAAAGAGGATATCAATGTTGAAGTCAAAGACAACCTTTTAGTATTGAGTGGTGAGCGAAAATTTAAAAAAGAGGAAGAGGATAAAGGGTATAAAAGGGTAGAGAGCTTCTTCGGAAAATTTGAAAGAAGATTTACCCTTCCCGCAGATGCCGATCCAGATAAGATCGAAGCAAAAGTGGAAGATGGTGTTTTGACTATCGTTATTCCAAAAGTTGAGCAAAAAGAGAATACGAAAAAGATCGAAATCAAATAA
- the ciaB gene encoding invasion protein CiaB has translation MKAKSDLKKLYNKLEIQQQELQKFFDLLKAYKAPMDESLKRYENLIDDFLSFVGLPKNDETLLAVINRIVNVREDAFLQVIASYDKEQQIQMKERAFLWVSRFYIKRFEELLEWIEKEELFDPFYRSLLKHAHNIGTTFSSWQSSWMAQIIYGINEELYRLFEGDEAKIFEMLLQKDLLDKGHDGECADRCYSVLRMREDGRFERLSYREAFKEEVDEVLKKLTDAIDDLKEKEDTLFDQKEAWLDYFRTLYKALEQTDPDKLVPAWADVDRAWMKITTPLQIGHPLEYYEDIYRKAVALEWDVRIANPDYPVGERAEKIERMFTKVYKDIGIEAPSIFQRCIRNIKRVQLYVGRPMLFYGSEFNGLFSAQVVPNDEVVSKEFGKKIFAYPDMILSSQKAKPKMRLSKVVFGEELAEAIRGLLYQEEQWHKIYDITTIGHEYGHILWMDEDTEVVMNTSGMFKLTEEFKATSGGLMAYFCCETEDLWYELLLDHISRSVSLIGWMEVLEVLPYYVEGLLHLQALFETEIFRFDSKLHIQINKSNYEAWKSWYEQVYKELAKHYLKKLDSASFLDRYISKNGQSYLPKNPEIKSFVEYYYDLYKKIGRMIDR, from the coding sequence ATGAAAGCAAAAAGTGATCTGAAAAAGCTGTACAACAAGCTGGAAATTCAGCAACAAGAGCTCCAAAAATTTTTTGATCTTTTAAAAGCGTATAAGGCTCCTATGGATGAGAGTCTTAAAAGATATGAAAACCTAATTGATGATTTCTTATCCTTCGTAGGACTTCCAAAAAATGATGAAACACTTCTTGCTGTAATAAACCGCATCGTCAATGTACGAGAAGACGCATTTTTGCAAGTGATTGCATCTTATGATAAAGAGCAGCAGATTCAGATGAAAGAGAGAGCTTTTCTTTGGGTAAGCCGATTTTATATCAAGCGTTTTGAAGAGCTACTTGAATGGATTGAAAAAGAGGAACTGTTTGACCCTTTTTATAGATCTCTTTTGAAACATGCACACAATATCGGCACGACATTTAGTAGTTGGCAAAGTAGCTGGATGGCTCAAATCATATACGGAATCAATGAGGAGTTATATAGACTTTTTGAAGGAGACGAAGCCAAAATATTTGAGATGTTGCTGCAAAAAGATCTTTTGGATAAGGGGCATGATGGAGAGTGTGCTGATCGGTGCTATTCTGTTTTGCGGATGAGAGAGGATGGGCGTTTTGAACGACTTTCTTACAGGGAAGCCTTCAAAGAAGAGGTGGATGAAGTACTCAAAAAGTTAACAGATGCCATTGATGATTTAAAGGAAAAAGAGGATACGCTTTTTGATCAAAAAGAGGCTTGGCTTGACTATTTTCGAACACTTTACAAAGCTCTAGAACAAACAGATCCGGACAAACTCGTTCCAGCCTGGGCTGATGTGGACAGGGCGTGGATGAAGATAACGACTCCTTTGCAGATTGGACATCCTTTGGAGTATTATGAAGATATCTACAGAAAAGCTGTGGCACTGGAGTGGGATGTGCGCATTGCCAATCCCGATTATCCAGTAGGAGAGCGCGCAGAAAAAATCGAACGGATGTTCACAAAAGTCTATAAGGATATAGGCATCGAAGCACCTTCCATTTTCCAAAGATGCATCCGAAATATTAAACGAGTACAACTCTATGTGGGCAGACCCATGCTCTTTTACGGTAGTGAGTTCAATGGACTTTTCAGCGCTCAGGTTGTTCCAAACGATGAGGTAGTGAGCAAAGAGTTTGGCAAGAAAATCTTTGCCTATCCAGATATGATTTTGTCCAGTCAAAAGGCAAAACCGAAAATGCGTTTAAGTAAAGTTGTATTTGGAGAAGAGCTTGCTGAAGCCATTCGAGGTCTTCTATACCAAGAGGAGCAATGGCATAAAATCTACGATATCACGACGATTGGTCATGAATATGGACACATCCTTTGGATGGATGAAGATACAGAAGTGGTGATGAATACAAGCGGCATGTTCAAACTGACAGAAGAGTTCAAAGCCACTTCCGGAGGATTAATGGCCTATTTTTGTTGTGAAACGGAGGATCTATGGTACGAACTGCTTTTGGATCATATCAGTCGCTCTGTTTCACTGATCGGTTGGATGGAGGTTTTGGAAGTACTCCCGTATTACGTAGAGGGGCTACTCCACTTACAAGCTCTCTTTGAAACAGAGATTTTTCGGTTTGACTCAAAACTTCATATACAGATCAATAAATCAAATTATGAAGCGTGGAAATCTTGGTATGAACAAGTCTATAAAGAGCTTGCCAAACACTATCTCAAAAAACTGGACAGTGCCTCTTTTCTTGATCGCTACATTAGTAAGAATGGACAGTCCTATCTACCGAAAAACCCGGAAATAAAAAGTTTCGTAGAGTATTATTATGATCTTTACAAGAAAATAGGTAGAATGATTGATAGATAA
- the rdgB gene encoding RdgB/HAM1 family non-canonical purine NTP pyrophosphatase — MKVILASSNKGKIKEIEQMMHMDVIPYKELLGDLEIVEDGKSFKENAIIKAKTIYDALGDKEAVVISDDSGITVPILGDEPGIYSARYAGVGASDKENLYKLINRLKEKGIKRTPAYYTAAIAIASKYGIDTVHGWMWGEVIDEARGKKGFGYDPMFIPKGFDKTLGELDEEIKKSISHRAKALELAKIILKRWE; from the coding sequence ATGAAAGTTATATTAGCCTCTTCAAATAAAGGAAAGATCAAAGAAATAGAGCAGATGATGCATATGGATGTTATTCCATATAAAGAGTTGCTGGGTGATCTTGAAATTGTAGAAGATGGGAAAAGTTTCAAAGAAAATGCCATTATCAAAGCGAAAACGATCTATGATGCTTTAGGCGACAAAGAGGCTGTGGTGATCTCTGATGACAGTGGGATTACGGTACCAATTTTAGGAGATGAGCCTGGAATATATTCTGCAAGGTATGCAGGTGTTGGAGCCAGCGACAAAGAGAATCTATATAAATTGATTAACAGGCTCAAAGAAAAAGGGATCAAACGAACCCCTGCATACTATACGGCCGCTATCGCCATCGCCTCCAAATATGGCATAGATACGGTTCATGGATGGATGTGGGGTGAGGTGATCGATGAAGCAAGAGGAAAAAAAGGGTTTGGCTATGATCCGATGTTTATCCCGAAAGGTTTCGATAAAACATTGGGGGAGCTGGATGAGGAGATCAAAAAGAGTATCAGCCACAGAGCGAAAGCTCTCGAATTAGCGAAAATTATTTTGAAGAGGTGGGAATGA
- a CDS encoding MFS transporter, translated as MKAIVKKVLPLSLIVALRFFGLFIVLAVLSQYALQLKGGTAFLAGVAVGGYAFTQALLQVPFGVLSDKIGRKKTILIGLLLFAAGSVICAVADNIYVLLLGRFLQGSGAIGSVVTAMIADYVREDERAHAMAVMGMVIAMSFAAAMIIGPIIGGLYSVKALFWLTAILAILALGILFTAVPEPPKIVHHYSEEEAKIKEVFKDKDLVRMYITFLFHSSTMAIAFFIIPILMKQKFGLGPEHYWKVYLPAVIFGILSMGPAAVFGEKYHKGKEVFIVSILFIAVSFALMGFSSSFLLFTIGAVFFFIGFNMFEPLLQSFVSKFARVHQKGAALGVANTFAYIGIFLGGAIGGLLYQYGHEKAVAIFVLIVSMVWIYWIVGMRNPGVRANLFLNFEEYDKEKLPGLKVMDGITDFYINETEKIIVVKYDKEKLDEETIKEFLKKDR; from the coding sequence TTGAAAGCGATCGTCAAAAAAGTATTGCCACTCAGTCTCATTGTGGCTTTACGGTTTTTTGGTCTCTTCATCGTTTTGGCGGTGCTCAGCCAGTATGCGTTGCAGCTCAAAGGGGGAACCGCATTTTTAGCCGGTGTTGCCGTAGGTGGGTATGCTTTTACACAAGCTCTCCTACAGGTACCATTTGGCGTCTTGAGTGACAAAATAGGGCGCAAGAAAACGATTCTTATTGGCCTGCTCCTTTTTGCTGCGGGTTCAGTTATCTGTGCCGTGGCAGATAACATCTATGTGCTTTTACTAGGTCGGTTCTTACAAGGTTCTGGTGCTATCGGAAGCGTTGTTACCGCGATGATCGCAGATTATGTCCGAGAAGATGAGCGAGCCCACGCTATGGCCGTTATGGGTATGGTGATCGCTATGAGTTTCGCTGCAGCGATGATCATAGGACCGATTATTGGAGGTCTTTATAGTGTGAAAGCCCTCTTTTGGCTCACTGCAATCTTAGCGATCTTAGCCCTTGGCATTTTATTTACAGCCGTACCAGAGCCTCCAAAAATCGTTCACCACTATAGCGAAGAGGAAGCGAAGATCAAAGAGGTTTTCAAAGATAAAGACTTGGTGCGAATGTACATCACTTTTTTGTTTCACTCTTCAACCATGGCAATCGCTTTTTTCATCATCCCGATCCTCATGAAACAAAAATTTGGTTTAGGTCCGGAACACTACTGGAAAGTCTACTTGCCTGCAGTCATCTTTGGTATCCTCTCCATGGGACCTGCGGCCGTATTTGGAGAAAAATATCACAAAGGGAAAGAGGTTTTTATCGTCTCTATCCTTTTTATTGCAGTGTCTTTCGCTCTCATGGGTTTTAGTAGTTCTTTTCTCCTTTTCACTATCGGAGCCGTCTTTTTCTTTATCGGGTTCAATATGTTTGAACCACTTTTACAAAGCTTTGTGAGCAAGTTTGCGCGAGTGCATCAAAAAGGGGCTGCTCTTGGCGTAGCAAACACTTTCGCCTATATCGGTATCTTTCTTGGCGGTGCCATCGGAGGGTTATTGTATCAATACGGCCATGAAAAGGCGGTAGCAATCTTTGTTCTCATCGTATCAATGGTTTGGATCTACTGGATTGTGGGTATGAGAAATCCGGGAGTTCGGGCAAATCTCTTTCTAAATTTCGAGGAGTATGACAAAGAGAAGTTACCAGGTCTTAAAGTGATGGATGGCATCACCGATTTTTACATCAATGAAACAGAAAAGATCATCGTTGTGAAATATGATAAAGAGAAGTTAGATGAAGAGACCATTAAAGAATTTTTGAAAAAGGATCGATGA
- a CDS encoding TlpA family protein disulfide reductase: MRKLFLMILSVCWLFAASQTPQAAFKDFTLTTVDNKKIHIRVKPEGIEVKEYPGKVIILDFFGKHCPPCRAEIPILGTLQSGKKEKLQIIGLHVQELLTVDDIKELRKMGINYPIVDYMANEENRNFVSFMAQLTHWQGSIPFMLFFDKNGTYNGYHLGMANEESLKKFIDKLYNPSKKGSSKK, from the coding sequence GTGAGAAAACTGTTTTTGATGATATTGAGTGTATGTTGGCTTTTTGCAGCTTCCCAGACACCACAGGCTGCATTTAAAGATTTTACCCTTACAACAGTGGATAATAAAAAGATTCACATCAGGGTAAAACCGGAAGGTATCGAAGTCAAAGAGTATCCGGGAAAAGTCATTATTCTCGATTTTTTTGGAAAACATTGTCCGCCATGTCGTGCCGAAATTCCGATTTTGGGAACATTGCAAAGTGGTAAAAAGGAAAAATTGCAAATCATCGGATTGCATGTACAAGAGCTTTTAACGGTGGATGATATCAAAGAGCTTCGCAAAATGGGCATCAATTATCCAATCGTTGATTACATGGCCAACGAAGAGAATCGAAATTTTGTCAGCTTTATGGCCCAACTTACCCATTGGCAAGGTTCTATTCCTTTCATGCTTTTTTTCGATAAAAATGGAACGTATAACGGTTACCATTTAGGAATGGCGAATGAGGAGAGTCTGAAAAAATTTATAGACAAGCTCTATAATCCTTCAAAAAAAGGCTCCTCCAAAAAGTAA